One segment of Anopheles stephensi strain Indian chromosome 3, UCI_ANSTEP_V1.0, whole genome shotgun sequence DNA contains the following:
- the LOC118509002 gene encoding maltase 2-like has product MGLFRLVVIGIVLEGVCLTSGESTDELFPRQDQLPTVGSWWESAVLYQLLPRSFRDSDGDGNGDLRGVLERFDHLIELGVTGICLGPVFRSPMRDGGYDVSDFRDIDPLYGSMTEFEELLQRAKAAGLKVVLDFVPNHTSEQHDWFQQSVRRNEEYQDYYILREGKDGLENKDSPPPNNWQSLYRGSAWSRNVRGTEFYLHQFGVTEPDLNYRNAKVRQAMEAVMRFWLDRGVDGLRLMQVNHLYEDAQFRDELFVDPTETTLSYENLDHVHTRDLAENYVLASDWRTLFDEYASAEAGRTTYQKLMITSAYTGSLESTMKWFGTANRVGAHIAQNFGLLREISNELRAEDLQRVIDGWLNALPPNGVGNWVLGNQDYRRVASRFGRELAAGLAMLCFTLPGTVFVYYGEEIGMEDNDEISWKETQDPLGCSTNGSVFRQYSRDPARTPYQWDDSNEWAGFSPTTASAKPDPWLPVNANYALLNLAAEKAANRSMYHLYRELIRWHRQSVTLRYGSYQSFVLPNNVFAVLRSLLGEQEYATVLNVNAHAVTFNLSRVHRYATRARVAFTSPEGTYVVDEFMKDVANIALAAHETVVLELSSGSTWSGVRNGLMLAALGCLVVINWFGSQYRTPYCG; this is encoded by the exons ATGGGACTGTTTCGACTAGTTGTGATTGGTATCGTGCTGGAGGGCGTTTGTCTGACAAGCGGAGAATCTACCGACGAGCTTTTCCCCCGGCAGGACCAGCTGCCAACCGTCGGTAGCTGGTGGGAGTCGGCCGTCCTGTACCAGTTGCTGCCGCGCTCCTTCCGAGACAGCGACGGCGATGGGAACGGTGATCTGCGTGGCGTGCTCGAACGGTTCGATCACTTGATCGAGCTGGGCGTCACGGGCATTTGTTTGGGCCCGGTGTTTCGTTCACCGATGCGTGACGGTGGGTACGACGTATCAGACTTTCGTGACATTGATCCCCTGTACGGATCGATGACAGAGTTTGAGGAGCTGCTGCAACGGGCCAAGGCGGCCGGCCTGAAGGTGGTGCTGGATTTTGTGCCCAACCATACGAGCGAACAGCACGACTGGTTCCAGCAGAGTGTGCGGAGAAATGAAGAGTACCAGGACTATTACATCCTGCGCGAGGGTAAGGACGGACTGGAGAACAAGGACAGCCCACCGCCAAACAACTGG CAATCGTTGTACCGTGGGTCAGCCTGGAGCAGGAATGTGCGCGGGACCGAGTTCTATCTGCATCAGTTCGGCGTGACCGAACCGGATCTGAACTATCGGAACGCGAAGGTACGGCAGGCGATGGAGGCCGTGATGCGGTTTTGGCTGGATCGGGGCGTCGATGGGTTGCGGCTCATGCAGGTCAATCATCTGTACGAGGATGCACAGTTTCGCGACGAGCTTTTCGTTGACCCGACCGAAACTACCCTTAGCTACGAAAACTTGGATCACGTTCACACACGCGACTTG GCCGAAAACTACGTTCTTGCCTCCGATTGGCGTACCCTGTTTGATGAGTATGCATCAGCGGAAGCCGGTCGCACCACCTACCAAAAGCTCATGATAACGTCCGCCTATACCGGCAGCCTGGAAAGCACAATGAAATGGTTCGGCACAGCGAATCGGGTCGGTGCACACATCGCACAAAACTTTGGCCTGCTGCGGGAAATCTCGAACGAATTGCGGGCGGAAGACTTGCAGCGGGTAATCGATGGCTGGCTGAATGCCCTACCGCCCAATGGTGTCGGTAACTGGGTGCTGGGTAATCAAGACTATCGTCGCGTTGCGTCGCGCTTTGGCCGCGAGCTTGCTGCCGGACTGGCGATGCTTTGCTTCACCCTGCCAGGGACGGTGTTCGTGTACTAC gGCGAAGAAATCGGCATGGAAGATAACGACGAGATTTCGTGGAAAGAAACGCAAGATCCGCTTGGCTGCAGCACGAACGGATCGGTATTTCGACAATATTCGCGCGACCCGGCCCGTACACCGTACCAGTGGGATGACAGCAACGAATGGGCAGGATTTTCGCCCACGACCGCCTCAGCGAAACCGGACCCGTGGCTTCCGGTGAACGCAAACTACGCGCTGCTCAATTTGGCCGCGGAAAAAGCAGCCAACCGGTCGATGTATCATCTGTACCGGGAGCTGATAAGATGGCACCGACAATCTGTCACGCTGCGTTACGGCTCCTACCAATCGTTCGTGTTGCCGAACAATGTGTTTGCGGTGTTGCGCTCGTTGCTTGGGGAGCAGGAGTACGCCACGGTGCTGAACGTAAACGCGCACGCTGTAACGTTCAATCTTAGCCGGGTGCATCGATACGCGACACGGGCACGGGTCGCGTTCACGTCTCCCGAAGGAACGTACGTGGTGGATGAGTTTATGAAGGATGTTGCTAACATTGCACTAGCCGCACATGAAACGGTTGTGCTGGAGCTTTCGTCGGGTTCGACGTGGTCCGGAGTGCGGAACGGTTTGATGCTGGCAGCACTGGGTTGTTTAGTGGTTATTAATTGGTTCGGGAGTCAGTACCGAACGCCGTATTGTGGTTGA
- the LOC118509004 gene encoding maltase A1-like encodes MRIAVSALVLVAVGLLATASGKSPVVITGKQEAGMDWWESGVFYQIYPRSFKDSNGDGVGDLAGITEKLDHLADLGVTGVWLSPVFKSPMADFGYDIADFRDVDPIFGTMADLDRMVQKAKQLGIKVILDFVPNHTSDEHEWFIKSVNNEGNYRDYYVWRNGVGTGTPNNWQSVFHTPAWTLLPGQSQYYLHQFDKKQPDLNYRNPLVKQEMADMVSFWLDKGIDGFRIDAINHVYEDPQFRDERLIDPNGELIWENMDHEYTQNLPECYDLIYDWRDLFDSYKARDNVTRLMMTEAYANLEQTMLWYGNGNRKGSHIPFNFAMINRLSKDSRANDFKEIIDEWLNAMPAGAQANWVLGNHDRPRIASRYGPDRASSLAVLEMTLPGIAVVYYGEEIGMEDNRAITFEETQDPQAANTNPDVYQQFTRDPVRTPFQWDATAYAGFTAATAQKTWLPVHPNYREVNLAAQKAASESMFKLYQKLIRLRKEHAFMHGKFESKVLLNNVFGYTRTMDGEQSYAVVVNLNDNDVNVNLQELHEDIDSAKVTLTSLDARMKEGDEVTEVFHIVLGRYDAVVFEIASSAATIGASMLMMLMATILRTLF; translated from the exons ATGCGGATCGCAGTGAGTGCTCTAGTGCTGGTGGCCGTCGGTCTGTTGGCCACGGCCAGCGGTAAATCGCCGGTCGTTATAACCGGCAAACAGGAAGCCGGCATGGATTGGTGGGAATCGGGCGTGTTTTACCAGATCTATCCCCGATCGTTTAAAGACAGCAACGGTGATGGGGTTGGTGATCTGGCCGGCATTACGGAAAAGCTCGACCATCTGGCTGACCTGGGTGTGACCGGTGTGTGGCTGAGCCCGGTGTTCAAATCGCCGATGGCAGACTTTGGTTACGATATTGCCGACTTCCGTGATGTGGATCCGATTTTCGGTACGATGGCCGATCTTGATAGGATGGTGCAGAAGGCCAAGCAGCTCGGCATCAAGGTGATCCTTGACTTTGTACCGAACCATACGAGCGACGAGCACGAGTGGTTCATAAAGTCCGTAAACAATGAAGGAAACTACCGCGATTACTACGTGTGGCGCAATGGTGTTGGCACCGGAACTCCAAACAATTGG CAATCCGTGTTCCATACGCCCGCCTGGACACTGCTCCCGGGTCAATCGCAGTACTATCTGCACCAGTTTGACAAGAAGCAGCCAGATCTGAACTACCGCAACCCTTTGGTAAAGCAGGAGATGGCTGATATGGTGAGCTTCTGGTTGGACAAGGGCATCGATGGGTTCCGTATCGATGCAATTAACCACGTGTACGAGGATCCGCAGTTCCGCGACGAGCGTCTGATCGATCCGAACGGAGAGCTAATTTGGGAAAACATGGATCACGAGTACACACAGAACTTGCCGGAATGTTACGATCTGATCTACGACTGGCGCGATCTGTTCGATTCGTACAAGGCAAGGGACAACGTGACCCGGCTCATGATGACGGAAGCGTATGCCAACTTGGAACAGACGATGCTATGGTACGGAAACGGTAACCGCAAGGGTTCCCACATTCCGTTCAACTTCGCCATGATCAACCGTCTGTCGAAGGACTCGCGTGCGAACGACTTTAAGGAGATTATCGACGAGTGGCTGAACGCTATGCCGGCCGGTGCACAGGCGAACTGGGTGCTGGGCAATCACGATCGTCCCCGAATTGCGTCGCGCTATGGCCCTGACCGTGCGTCCAGCTTGGCCGTGCTCGAAATGACCCTGCCCGGCATTGCCGTCGTGTACTACGGGGAGGAGATCGGTATGGAGGACAACCGTGCGATTACGTTCGAGGAAACGCAGGATCCGCAGGCCGCCAACACGAACCCGGACGTGTACCAGCAGTTCACGCGCGACCCAGTCCGCACACCGTTCCAGTGGGATGCTACGGCGTACGCCGGATTCACGGCCGCCACCGCTCAGAAGACTTGGCTACCGGTGCATCCGAACTATCGGGAGGTTAATCTCGCCGCGCAGAAGGCAGCCAGCGAGAGTATGTTCAAGCTGTACCAGAAGCTGATCAGGCTGAGGAAGGAGCACGCGTTCATGCACGGCAAGTTCGAGTCGAAGGTGCTGCTGAACAACGTGTTCGGGTACACGCGCACGATGGATGGAGAGCAGTCGTACGCCGTGGTGGTTAACTTGAACGATAACGATGTGAACGTGAATCTGCAGGAGCTGCACGAAGACATTGATTCGGCAAAGGTGACACTAACGTCCCTGGACGCCCGCATGAAGGAGGGCGACGAGGTGACGGAGGTGTTCCACATCGTTCTCGGCCGTTACGATGCGGTTGTGTTCGAGATCGCAtcgtccgccgccacgatcGGTGCATCAATGCTCATGATGCTTATGGCAACGATCCTGCGAACGCTGTTTTAA
- the LOC118509003 gene encoding maltase 2-like, translated as MGARWYLLSLALVLVAGGTVHSQETPASDKEWWETALFYQIYPRSFYDTNDDGVGDIRGVTAKLQYLKDTGIDATWLSPIFSSPQEDFGYDVSDFKQVDPLFGTNADLEQLFQEANKLGLKIVLDFVPNHTSNQHQWFIDSEKGIAPYKDYYVWRPAKMVNGQRTPPNNWQSVFYGSAWEWSELRGEYYLHQFAKGQPDLNYRNPAVIAEFDDVLRYWMDRGAAGFRVDAINHMFEHPDFIDEPINIPDDPNSYGYTHHIYTKDLPETYDVIAHWRTVLDDFARQKGSDTIIMMTEAYANLTMTLRFYESDDGMTQRAHFPFNFVMIEELGSWSTAKDFKRVIDRWLGNLPRGKTTNWVLGNHDKPRVASRYGEERTDGMQLMVLMLPGVAVTYNGDELGMVDHRDISYEDTLDPQGCNLGPDGYRDASRDPQRVPFQWDDTYNAGFSKAPRTWLPVHPYYRQRNLLKQQEADYSHYKFYLDAVAMRKHRIFTHGDFKSHAFGDGVFAFVRYLRENEDRMDDPYRVVLINFYDQRITIDVNDLYEIRNRTQVYLVGTESRHKVGHQLDAKEVTLGPWDALVLGPVSGGVRFVLSFGLLIVALIRSFLF; from the exons ATGGGTGCGCGTTGGTATTTGTTGTCATTGGCGTTGGTGCTAGTCGCCGGCGGAACGGTCCACTCCCAGGAGACTCCCGCCTCCGACAAGGAATGGTGGGAAACGGCCCTGTTTTACCAAATTTATCCACGATCGTTCTACGACACGAACGATGACGGTGTCGGTGATATTCGCGGCGTCACGGCGAAGCTACAGTACCTGAAGGATACGGGCATCGATGCGACGTGGCTGAGTCCAATCTTTAGCTCACCGCAAGAAGATTTCGGATACGATGTGTCGGACTTTAAGCAGGTCGATCCACTGTTCGGTACGAATGCCGATCTGGAGCAACTGTTCCAGGAAGCGAACAAGCTCGGGCTGAAGATTGTGCTGGACTTTGTGCCGAACCATACGAGCAACCAGCACCAGTGGTTCATCGATTCGGAGAAAGGGATTGCCCCGTACAAAGATTACTACGTGTGGCGCCCGGCAAAGATGGTGAATGGTCAGCGCACTCCACCGAACAATTGG CAATCGGTATTTTACGGGTCTGCCTGGGAGTGGAGTGAATTGCGCGGCGAGTATTATCTGCACCAGTTCGCCAAAGGACAACCGGATCTGAACTACCGCAATCCGGCCGTTATCGCCGAGTTTGACGATGTGCTGCGGTACTGGATGGATCGTGGTGCGGCCGGGTTCCGCGTCGATGCGATCAACCACATGTTTGAGCATCCGGACTTTATCGATGAGCCCATCAACATTCCGGACGATCCAAACAGCTACGGATACACGCACCACATCTACACGAAGGATCTCCCGGAAACGTACGACGTGATCGCGCACTGGCGTACGGTGCTGGATGACTTTGCGCGCCAGAAGGGAAGCGATACGAT CATTATGATGACGGAAGCGTACGCCAACCTTACGATGACGCTACGGTTCTACGAGTCGGACGATGGTATGACGCAGCGGGCCCACTTCCCGTTCAACTTCGTTATGATCGAGGAGCTCGGGTCGTGGTCAACGGCGAAAGACTTTAAGCGCGTTATCGATCGCTGGTTGGGCAATTTGCCGCGTGGCAAAACTACCAACTGGGTGCTGGGCAATCATGATAAGCCGCGTGTTGCCAGCCGGTACGGTGAGGAGCGTACCGATGGAATGCagctgatggtgctgatgtTGCCCGGTGTGGCCGTTACGTACAATGGGGACGAGCTGGGCATGGTCGATCATCGGGACATCTCGTACGAGGATACGCTCGATCCGCAGGGCTGCAATCTTGGTCCGGATGGGTACAGGGATGCTTCACGCGATCCGCAGCGCGTTCCGTTCCAGTGGGACGATACGTATAATGCCGGGTTCTCGAAAGCACCCCGTACCTGGCTACCGGTACATCCGTACTACCGTCAGCGGAACCTGCTGAAGCAACAGGAAGCCGACTACAGCCATTACAAGTTCTATCTGGATGCGGTGGCGATGCGTAAACATCGCATCTTCACACACGGCGACTTCAAATCACATGCCTTCGGTGACGGTGTGTTTGCGTTCGTGCGCTATCTGCGCGAGAATGAGGACCGAATGGATGATCCTTACCGGGTGGTGTTGATCAATTTCTACGACCAGCGAATCACGATCGACGTGAACGATCTGTACGAAATTCGCAACCGTACGCAGGTGTATCTGGTGGGCACGGAGTCGAGACACAAGGTTGGCCATCAGCTCGATGCCAAGGAGGTCACACTCGGACCGTGGGATGCGCTCGTGCTGGGGCCAGTGTCGGGTGGAGTACGGTTTGTGCTGTCCTTCGGATTACTCATCGTAGCGTTGATAAGATCGTTCCTATTCTAG